The following are from one region of the Actinoplanes sp. L3-i22 genome:
- a CDS encoding ABC transporter permease, which produces MSETGVIHDIGYQRYTGPRLGRGAAILALYGHGLRAAFGLGRSAKAKIFPWLVAGIALLIAVIIAAIKSQIPDFDFGYVDIDNQLSWMIIFFVAILAPALVSRDIRSNTLPLYFSRPLRAADYVIAKFLAMVTAVWLLLGVPQFIMFLGAAFTTDKGLSGVWHEIKDLVPGWGYSLLWALLFTSIGLLVASLTGKQAFAAGGIVAIFLMTTPVVAVLAQLPSSAANKMAGLASPNTLVQGFGTWALGGQTGIDVGRYGPIYGIEAVCLIAASLLLLLARYRKVAAL; this is translated from the coding sequence ATGTCTGAGACCGGCGTCATCCATGACATCGGCTATCAGCGGTACACCGGGCCTCGCCTGGGCCGCGGTGCCGCGATCCTGGCCCTCTACGGGCACGGCCTGCGGGCCGCGTTCGGGCTGGGCCGATCGGCCAAGGCCAAGATCTTCCCCTGGCTGGTCGCCGGGATCGCGCTGCTGATCGCGGTGATCATCGCCGCGATCAAGTCGCAGATCCCGGACTTCGACTTCGGCTACGTCGACATCGACAACCAGCTCAGCTGGATGATCATTTTCTTCGTCGCGATCCTGGCCCCGGCCCTGGTCTCCCGGGACATCCGCTCGAACACGCTGCCGCTGTACTTCAGCCGGCCGCTGCGCGCCGCCGACTACGTGATCGCCAAGTTCCTGGCCATGGTCACCGCGGTCTGGCTGCTGCTCGGCGTCCCGCAGTTCATCATGTTCCTGGGCGCCGCCTTCACCACCGACAAGGGCCTGTCCGGGGTCTGGCACGAGATCAAGGACCTGGTGCCCGGCTGGGGCTACAGCCTGCTCTGGGCGCTGCTGTTCACCAGCATCGGCCTGCTGGTCGCGTCGCTGACCGGCAAGCAGGCGTTCGCCGCCGGCGGCATCGTGGCGATCTTCCTGATGACCACCCCGGTGGTCGCCGTGCTCGCCCAGCTCCCGTCCAGCGCCGCCAACAAGATGGCCGGCCTGGCCAGCCCGAACACCCTGGTCCAGGGGTTCGGCACCTGGGCGCTCGGCGGCCAGACCGGCATCGACGTCGGCCGGTACGGCCCGATCTACGGCATCGAGGCCGTCTGCCTGATCGCCGCCAGCCTCCTGCTCCTGCTCGCCCGCTACCGGAAGGTGGCCGCGCTGTGA
- a CDS encoding ABC transporter ATP-binding protein encodes MSDVAATPGVVDLQNVSRWYGNVVAVNDITMSLGSGVTGLLGPNGAGKTTILHMMAGFLAPSKGTVTIDGRPSWRHPEVYRDLGLVTEREAVHSFLTAEQFVLACAKMQKLKDPAGAARRALQLVEMTDAADRRIGTFSKGMRQRTRVAAALVHEPKVLLLDEPFNGMDPRQRMHMMELLHGLGDNGHTILFSSHILEEVEQVAGLVQVIVAGRLAASGDYRKIRRLMTNRPHVFAVRSSDDRRLAIALIAEKSVSGIEIENTGMTVRAADYGDFTRALPRIALDQGIRLHQLVPSDESLESVFSYLLEA; translated from the coding sequence GTGTCGGACGTGGCCGCCACCCCCGGGGTGGTCGATCTCCAGAACGTGTCCCGCTGGTACGGCAACGTCGTCGCGGTCAACGACATCACCATGTCGCTGGGCTCCGGCGTGACCGGCCTGCTCGGCCCGAACGGCGCCGGCAAGACCACGATCCTGCACATGATGGCCGGCTTCCTCGCCCCGTCGAAGGGCACCGTCACCATCGACGGCCGGCCCAGCTGGCGCCACCCCGAGGTCTACCGCGACCTCGGCCTGGTCACCGAGCGCGAGGCGGTGCACTCGTTCCTCACCGCCGAGCAGTTCGTGCTGGCCTGCGCGAAGATGCAGAAGCTGAAGGACCCGGCCGGGGCCGCCCGCCGCGCACTGCAGCTGGTCGAGATGACCGATGCGGCCGACCGCCGGATCGGCACGTTCTCCAAGGGCATGCGCCAGCGCACCCGGGTCGCCGCCGCGCTGGTCCACGAGCCGAAGGTGCTGCTGCTCGACGAGCCGTTCAACGGCATGGACCCGCGGCAGCGGATGCACATGATGGAGCTGCTGCACGGCCTCGGCGACAACGGGCACACCATCCTGTTCAGCTCGCACATCCTGGAAGAGGTCGAGCAGGTCGCCGGCCTGGTCCAGGTGATCGTGGCCGGGCGCCTCGCCGCCTCCGGCGACTACCGCAAGATCCGCCGGCTGATGACGAACCGGCCGCACGTCTTCGCGGTCCGCAGCTCCGACGACCGGCGGCTGGCGATCGCGCTGATCGCCGAGAAGTCGGTGAGCGGGATCGAGATCGAGAACACCGGTATGACCGTGCGGGCGGCCGACTACGGCGACTTCACCCGCGCGCTGCCCCGTATCGCCCTCGACCAGGGAATTCGTCTGCACCAGCTGGTGCCGTCCGACGAGTCCCTGGAGAGCGTCTTCTCCTACCTGCTGGAGGCCTGA
- a CDS encoding ABC transporter permease subunit, whose product MSTVAMITARGLFGRRRALLLLPLPLLLIGLALLCKAYDLDPSQWGKAVIEELGYAVVLPVIALIVGTGVLGSEIDDGTLVHILTKPLARRDIILAKFVVAVAATAVSTAIPLFVVGLLAGSAKLGAALAVAAVAGSFAYTALFLLLSLLTKRPVLLGLVYILIWENLLGRFLSGTRILSIRQYAISIADKLDPTTLLDAKVGIATAVVMSAIFVVVCTVVAINRLGSFSLAGETS is encoded by the coding sequence ATGTCGACCGTCGCCATGATCACGGCGCGCGGCCTCTTCGGCCGGCGCCGGGCGCTGCTGCTCCTGCCGCTGCCCCTGCTGCTCATCGGGCTGGCCCTGCTCTGCAAGGCGTACGACCTGGACCCCTCCCAGTGGGGCAAGGCGGTCATCGAGGAGCTCGGCTACGCCGTGGTGCTGCCGGTGATCGCGCTGATCGTCGGCACCGGCGTCCTCGGCTCCGAGATCGACGACGGCACGCTGGTGCACATCCTGACCAAGCCGCTGGCCCGCCGGGACATCATCCTGGCGAAGTTCGTGGTCGCGGTCGCCGCCACCGCGGTCTCCACGGCCATCCCGCTGTTCGTCGTCGGCCTGCTGGCCGGCTCGGCCAAGCTGGGCGCCGCGCTGGCGGTCGCCGCGGTCGCCGGGTCGTTCGCCTACACCGCGCTGTTCCTGCTGCTCAGCCTGCTGACCAAGCGGCCGGTGCTGCTCGGCCTGGTCTACATCCTGATCTGGGAGAACCTGCTGGGTCGCTTCCTGAGCGGCACCCGGATCCTCTCCATCCGGCAGTACGCCATCTCGATCGCCGACAAGCTCGACCCGACCACGCTGCTCGACGCGAAGGTCGGCATCGCGACGGCGGTGGTGATGAGCGCGATCTTCGTGGTCGTCTGCACGGTGGTCGCGATCAACCGCCTGGGCTCCTTCAGCCTGGCCGGCGAGACCAGCTGA
- a CDS encoding DUF4365 domain-containing protein — MHKNVHQGLHGEGFIRALACAGGFTTARANLDVDGVDLQIANPGPRGTVRSPKIEVQVKSASSPSIRAGVLLQRLSTVHHNQLAGPGFQVPRFLAVVIVPPDVVDYAVGTNEHLRLSTAA; from the coding sequence GTGCACAAGAACGTTCATCAGGGGCTCCATGGTGAGGGCTTCATCCGTGCGCTTGCGTGTGCGGGCGGGTTCACCACGGCCCGGGCGAATCTTGATGTGGACGGGGTGGATCTGCAGATCGCGAACCCGGGCCCTCGTGGCACCGTCCGATCACCCAAGATCGAGGTGCAGGTGAAGTCCGCGTCCAGCCCGTCGATCCGAGCCGGAGTCCTCCTTCAGCGGCTCTCGACGGTGCATCACAACCAGCTGGCCGGCCCCGGTTTTCAGGTGCCGAGGTTCCTTGCTGTGGTGATCGTTCCTCCGGACGTCGTCGACTACGCCGTCGGTACCAATGAGCACCTGCGGTTGTCCACGGCCGCATAG
- a CDS encoding SMI1/KNR4 family protein → MDEIDWSDVPGRVAALGGRDARVFGALGHGWTLEPPLSEVELTELEAQLGVELPAEYRSFLRQVSRGGAGPFYGLFPVRRVDGRWEWTGDCAGLVDPAALATPFPHTEEFNPAEALPEQPEDDDEAEEAWWELHDRVVFAPANHAGLLHLAHRGCALREALVISGPARGQMWADETADDEGFSPLLDDSGERIGFARWYRKWLDTADHR, encoded by the coding sequence GTGGACGAGATCGACTGGTCGGATGTTCCGGGGCGGGTCGCGGCGCTGGGCGGCCGTGACGCGCGGGTCTTCGGTGCCCTCGGGCACGGCTGGACGCTGGAGCCGCCACTGTCCGAGGTGGAGCTGACCGAGCTGGAGGCGCAGCTCGGCGTCGAGCTCCCGGCGGAGTACCGGTCGTTTCTGCGGCAGGTGAGCCGGGGCGGCGCGGGCCCGTTCTACGGTCTCTTCCCGGTGCGCCGGGTCGACGGCCGGTGGGAGTGGACGGGCGACTGCGCCGGCCTGGTCGACCCGGCGGCGCTGGCGACACCGTTTCCGCACACCGAGGAGTTCAACCCGGCCGAGGCCCTGCCCGAGCAGCCGGAGGACGACGACGAGGCCGAGGAAGCCTGGTGGGAGCTGCACGACCGGGTCGTCTTCGCCCCGGCCAACCATGCCGGGCTGCTCCACCTGGCCCACCGGGGTTGCGCCCTGCGGGAGGCGCTGGTGATCAGCGGCCCGGCCCGGGGCCAGATGTGGGCCGACGAGACCGCCGACGACGAGGGCTTCTCGCCGCTGCTGGACGATTCCGGCGAGCGGATCGGCTTCGCCCGGTGGTACCGGAAGTGGCTCGACACCGCCGACCACCGCTGA
- the ppc gene encoding phosphoenolpyruvate carboxylase — MTELSTHFDEREGSDSELRADIRRISTLLGQTLARQEGRPLLDLVEEIRHLVRQDVPAAADRLAAMDITTGTKLARAFSTYFHLANITEQVHRARDLRRRRAKNGGWLDQAAKRIAEAGVPADEIASAARRLAVRPVFTAHPTEASRRSILSKLRQVADSLDAESAAAVLYGDTDTTVSTKRFAELIDLLWQTDELRLDRPDPLDEARNAVYYLKDLYAEAAPQVLDDLAETLRRLGVETAPTSRPLTFGTWIGGDRDGNPFVTPAVTRDVLLIQHEHGIQATEKVMDKLIEELSVSRRLRGVSLDLSASIAQDLDNLPEVQERFRRVNAEEPYRLKVRAIKAKLANTRSRLQHGTPHVAGRDYLGSDELIADLELMRASLARNSGQLSAIGVVATAIRQASAFGLQLATLDVREHAEKHHEVLQQMYTQVGEIDDYATLDRAERTKLLATELTGRRPLSSADTPLTDSARKTFDVFHTIRDAQDKFGMDVVESYIISMTLGVDDVLAAAVLAREAGLVDIQTGRARVGIVPLLETPAELDAGGDLLDEMLSLPAYREIVRARGDLQEVMLGYSDSNKEAGITTSQWRIHKAQRSLRDVAARHGVRLRLFHGRGGTVGRGGGPTHEAILAQPYGTLDGAIKVTEQGEVISDKYTVPALARENLELTVAAVLQATLLHTSIQVDPVRLKVWDATMDTASDAAFGAYRALVENPDLPAYFWAATPTELLGALNIGSRPAKRPNADAGLGGLRAIPWVFGWTQTRQIVPGWFGVGTGLAAAREAGLGNVLDEMHDNWQFFRTFLSNVAMMLAKTDLSIARRYVETLVPENLHPIFATIEAEYDKTVREVLAITGESQILSAQPELSRTLGVRDTYLEPLHHLQVALLRQYRDLGEAGRQMPTAPGARRGPSDSTALERALLTTVNGIAAGMRNTG; from the coding sequence ATGACTGAGCTGTCCACCCACTTCGACGAGCGAGAAGGGTCCGACTCCGAGCTGCGCGCCGACATCCGGCGGATCAGCACGTTGCTCGGGCAGACCCTGGCCCGTCAGGAGGGCCGGCCCCTGCTGGATCTGGTCGAGGAGATCCGCCACCTGGTCCGCCAGGACGTGCCGGCGGCAGCCGACCGGCTCGCCGCGATGGACATCACCACCGGGACCAAGCTGGCCCGGGCCTTCTCCACCTACTTCCACCTGGCGAACATCACCGAGCAGGTGCACCGCGCCCGGGACCTGCGCCGCCGCCGCGCCAAGAACGGCGGCTGGCTGGACCAGGCCGCCAAGCGGATCGCCGAGGCGGGCGTGCCGGCCGACGAGATCGCCTCCGCGGCCCGCCGGCTCGCGGTCCGCCCGGTCTTCACCGCGCACCCGACCGAGGCCTCCCGCCGCTCGATCCTGTCCAAGCTGCGCCAGGTCGCCGACTCGCTGGACGCCGAGTCCGCCGCCGCCGTGCTCTACGGCGACACCGACACCACGGTCTCCACCAAGCGGTTCGCCGAGCTGATCGACCTGCTCTGGCAGACCGACGAGCTGCGGCTGGACCGGCCGGACCCGCTCGACGAGGCCCGCAACGCGGTCTACTACCTCAAGGACCTGTACGCCGAGGCCGCCCCGCAGGTGCTCGACGACCTCGCCGAGACGCTGCGCCGGCTGGGCGTGGAGACCGCGCCGACCTCCCGGCCGCTGACCTTCGGCACCTGGATCGGCGGCGACCGCGACGGCAACCCGTTCGTCACCCCGGCGGTCACCCGCGACGTCCTGCTGATCCAGCATGAGCACGGCATCCAGGCCACCGAGAAGGTGATGGACAAGCTGATCGAGGAGCTGTCCGTCTCCCGCCGGCTGCGCGGGGTCTCCCTCGACCTGTCCGCCAGCATCGCGCAGGACCTGGACAACCTGCCCGAGGTCCAGGAGCGGTTCCGCCGGGTCAACGCCGAGGAGCCGTACCGGCTGAAGGTCCGCGCGATCAAGGCGAAGCTGGCCAACACCCGGTCCCGCCTGCAGCACGGCACCCCGCACGTGGCCGGCCGCGACTACCTCGGCAGCGACGAGCTGATCGCCGACCTGGAGCTGATGCGCGCGTCGCTGGCCCGCAACTCCGGCCAGCTGTCCGCGATCGGCGTGGTCGCCACCGCGATCCGCCAGGCCTCCGCGTTCGGCCTGCAGCTGGCCACCCTCGACGTGCGCGAGCACGCCGAGAAGCACCACGAGGTGCTCCAGCAGATGTACACGCAGGTCGGTGAGATCGACGACTACGCCACCCTGGACCGGGCCGAGCGCACCAAGCTGCTCGCCACCGAGCTGACCGGCCGGCGGCCGCTGTCCAGCGCGGACACCCCGCTGACCGACTCGGCGCGCAAGACCTTCGACGTGTTCCACACGATCCGGGACGCGCAGGACAAGTTCGGGATGGACGTCGTCGAGTCGTACATCATCTCGATGACCCTCGGTGTCGACGACGTGCTCGCCGCGGCCGTGCTGGCCCGCGAGGCCGGCCTGGTCGACATCCAGACCGGGCGGGCCCGGGTCGGCATCGTGCCGCTCCTGGAGACCCCGGCCGAGCTGGACGCCGGCGGCGACCTGCTCGACGAGATGCTGTCCCTGCCGGCCTACCGGGAGATCGTCCGGGCCCGCGGCGACCTGCAGGAAGTCATGCTCGGCTACTCGGACTCCAACAAGGAGGCCGGGATCACCACCAGCCAGTGGCGGATCCACAAGGCGCAGCGCTCGCTGCGTGACGTGGCCGCCCGGCACGGCGTCCGGCTGCGGCTGTTCCACGGCCGGGGCGGCACCGTCGGGCGCGGTGGTGGCCCGACCCACGAGGCGATCCTGGCGCAGCCGTACGGCACGCTCGACGGCGCGATCAAGGTGACCGAGCAGGGCGAGGTCATCTCCGACAAGTACACCGTGCCGGCCCTGGCCCGGGAGAACCTGGAACTCACCGTCGCCGCGGTGCTCCAGGCCACCCTGCTGCACACCAGCATCCAGGTCGACCCGGTCCGCCTGAAGGTCTGGGACGCCACCATGGACACCGCCTCGGACGCGGCGTTCGGGGCGTACCGGGCCCTGGTCGAGAACCCGGACCTGCCCGCCTACTTCTGGGCGGCCACCCCGACCGAGCTGCTCGGCGCGCTGAACATCGGGTCCCGCCCGGCCAAGCGCCCCAACGCGGACGCCGGCCTGGGCGGTCTGCGGGCCATCCCGTGGGTGTTCGGCTGGACCCAGACCCGGCAGATCGTGCCCGGCTGGTTCGGCGTCGGCACCGGCCTGGCCGCGGCCCGCGAGGCCGGTCTCGGCAACGTGCTCGACGAGATGCACGACAACTGGCAGTTCTTCCGCACGTTCCTCTCGAACGTGGCGATGATGCTGGCCAAGACCGACCTGTCGATCGCCCGCCGGTACGTGGAGACGCTGGTGCCGGAGAACCTGCACCCGATCTTCGCCACCATCGAGGCGGAGTACGACAAGACCGTCCGCGAGGTGCTCGCCATCACCGGCGAGTCCCAGATCCTGTCGGCGCAGCCGGAGCTCTCCCGCACGCTGGGGGTCCGGGACACGTACCTGGAGCCGCTGCACCACCTGCAGGTGGCGCTGCTCCGCCAGTACCGCGACCTGGGCGAGGCCGGCCGGCAGATGCCGACCGCACCGGGGGCGCGGCGCGGGCCGTCGGACTCGACCGCGCTGGAGCGAGCCCTCCTGACCACGGTCAACGGCATCGCCGCCGGCATGCGCAACACCGGCTGA
- a CDS encoding glycoside hydrolase family 6 protein has product MARHLYTGGRWRRWIALTAVLTLASAALLLRARDPAPAVLQVPAATPAERPVLYVDPLGAAAREVRDLRRRGRPDEAEAVRRIAGQPVATWLTDSRAATLESLDQLVTAATEAERVPVLVLYNIPQRDCSGQSAGGARDATTYRKWVFDLALVLRGHRALVILEPDAVAHAATGCLSRKRAAERYRLLAGAVDALRALPGVRVYLDAGNPTWVPVAAMAPALRRSGALHARGLALNVANFETTKDNLRYGTELSRLLGNAHFVIDTSRNGNGPARPGAGDQHWCNPPGRRLGVPPTLRTGNPLADAYLWIKRPGESDGACGGDAPPAGQWYPSYALALAR; this is encoded by the coding sequence GTGGCCCGGCATCTCTACACCGGCGGCCGCTGGCGCCGCTGGATCGCGCTCACCGCCGTCCTGACCCTGGCCTCGGCGGCCCTGCTGCTGCGCGCCCGCGATCCGGCGCCGGCGGTCCTGCAGGTGCCCGCGGCCACCCCGGCCGAGCGGCCGGTGCTCTACGTCGATCCGCTGGGCGCGGCCGCCCGGGAGGTGCGCGACCTGCGGCGCCGGGGCCGGCCGGACGAGGCCGAGGCGGTGCGGCGGATCGCCGGGCAGCCGGTCGCGACCTGGCTCACCGACTCCCGGGCGGCCACCCTCGAGAGCCTGGATCAGCTGGTCACCGCGGCGACCGAGGCCGAGCGGGTGCCGGTGCTGGTGCTCTACAACATTCCGCAGCGGGACTGCTCCGGGCAGTCGGCGGGTGGGGCGCGGGACGCTACGACGTACCGCAAATGGGTTTTTGATCTTGCTTTGGTTCTTCGCGGGCACCGCGCGCTGGTGATCCTGGAGCCGGACGCGGTCGCGCACGCCGCCACCGGCTGCCTGTCGCGGAAACGCGCCGCCGAACGCTATCGCCTGCTGGCCGGGGCGGTGGACGCGCTGCGGGCGCTGCCCGGGGTCCGCGTCTACCTCGACGCCGGCAACCCGACCTGGGTCCCGGTCGCCGCGATGGCGCCGGCGCTGCGTCGCTCCGGCGCGCTGCACGCCCGCGGCCTCGCGCTCAACGTCGCCAACTTCGAAACGACAAAAGACAATTTACGGTACGGAACGGAGCTGTCCCGTCTGCTCGGCAACGCCCACTTCGTGATCGACACCAGCCGCAACGGCAACGGTCCCGCCCGGCCCGGCGCGGGCGACCAGCACTGGTGCAATCCGCCCGGCCGACGCCTCGGTGTGCCGCCCACGCTGCGCACCGGGAACCCGCTCGCCGACGCCTACCTGTGGATCAAACGCCCGGGCGAATCCGATGGGGCCTGTGGGGGTGACGCGCCGCCGGCGGGCCAGTGGTACCCGTCTTACGCACTGGCTTTGGCCAGGTGA
- a CDS encoding enoyl-CoA hydratase-related protein, with protein MRILLLVSAFNGLTQRVWCALRDAGHEVGVLLATGEREMIEGVRAAAPDLILCPFLKDRVPAVIWQHVRTVILHPGPVGDRGPSSLDWAIADGARAWGVTALQAVEELDAGPIWATRTFTVPATPPRKSALYTGPVADAALECALEVVVKAADPAFRPVPAENTPTQTPGAGPRPMMRQADRAFDWSEPAEAILRRIRAADGSPGVLTEVGGLPAYVYDAHLGPARKARPGTVLARRQGAILVAAGDSSLWLGHLRPAGEPGTRTIKTPATTALGVRLRGVPNSPLTADAEPEFPNAYRQVRYRRTGAIGWLHFDFYNGAMAPGHCRRLLAGLRHAAAQDTRVLVLRGGTEAFSNGIHLNVIEAAPDPAGAAWANIRAINQVCREIITCTRQVVVAAYAGSAGAGGVMLGLGADVVAARDGIVLNPYYDIGLFGSELHTYSLPRRVGADRAQRLIDEKLPVSTAQAVRIGLVDEVGPRHPEAFGQWLTLLAERHSDARAARKRRAAKARRLAAERIPLDVYETRELAEMSRDIYTDRSGFTAARGAFVRKERPAATPRQLLLAGNVGPAVPGRQRPGNAGPVTERRAPIAVRPAVPVVA; from the coding sequence GTGCGCATCCTGCTGCTCGTCAGCGCTTTCAACGGCTTGACCCAGCGGGTCTGGTGCGCTCTGCGCGACGCCGGGCACGAGGTCGGCGTCCTGCTCGCGACCGGGGAACGGGAGATGATCGAGGGAGTGCGCGCCGCCGCACCCGACCTGATCCTCTGCCCGTTCCTCAAGGACCGGGTCCCGGCCGTGATCTGGCAGCACGTCCGCACGGTGATCCTGCATCCCGGCCCGGTCGGCGACCGCGGGCCCTCGTCATTGGACTGGGCGATCGCGGACGGCGCGCGGGCCTGGGGCGTGACCGCGCTGCAGGCGGTCGAGGAACTGGACGCCGGCCCGATCTGGGCGACCCGCACGTTCACCGTGCCGGCCACTCCCCCGCGCAAGTCGGCGCTCTACACCGGCCCGGTCGCGGACGCCGCGCTGGAGTGCGCGCTGGAGGTGGTGGTCAAGGCCGCCGACCCGGCGTTCCGCCCGGTCCCGGCGGAGAACACGCCCACCCAGACGCCCGGGGCCGGTCCGCGACCGATGATGCGGCAGGCCGACCGGGCGTTCGACTGGAGCGAGCCGGCCGAGGCGATCCTGCGGCGGATCCGGGCCGCGGACGGGTCGCCGGGCGTGCTCACCGAGGTGGGCGGGCTGCCCGCGTACGTCTATGACGCGCACCTCGGCCCGGCCCGCAAGGCCCGCCCCGGCACGGTCCTGGCCCGTCGCCAGGGCGCGATCCTGGTCGCCGCCGGTGACAGCAGCCTGTGGCTGGGCCACCTGCGGCCGGCCGGCGAGCCCGGCACCCGGACGATCAAGACGCCGGCCACCACCGCGCTCGGCGTGCGGCTGCGCGGCGTGCCGAACTCGCCGCTGACCGCGGACGCCGAGCCGGAGTTCCCGAACGCGTACCGGCAGGTCCGCTACCGGCGCACCGGGGCGATCGGCTGGCTGCACTTCGACTTCTACAACGGCGCGATGGCGCCCGGGCACTGCCGCCGGCTGCTCGCCGGGCTGCGGCACGCGGCCGCCCAGGACACCCGGGTGCTGGTGCTGCGCGGCGGGACCGAGGCGTTCAGCAACGGCATCCACCTGAACGTGATCGAGGCCGCGCCGGATCCGGCCGGGGCCGCGTGGGCCAACATCCGGGCGATCAACCAGGTGTGCCGGGAGATCATCACGTGCACCCGGCAGGTGGTGGTGGCCGCCTACGCGGGCAGTGCCGGGGCCGGCGGGGTGATGCTCGGGCTGGGCGCGGACGTGGTGGCGGCCCGGGACGGGATCGTGCTCAACCCGTACTACGACATCGGGCTGTTCGGCTCCGAGCTGCACACCTACAGCCTGCCGCGGCGGGTCGGCGCGGACCGGGCGCAGCGCCTGATCGACGAGAAGCTGCCGGTCAGCACGGCTCAGGCGGTCCGGATCGGCCTGGTCGACGAGGTCGGGCCGCGCCACCCGGAGGCCTTCGGCCAGTGGCTGACCCTGCTCGCCGAGCGGCACTCGGATGCCCGGGCCGCGCGGAAGCGACGGGCCGCGAAGGCGCGCCGGCTCGCCGCCGAGCGGATCCCGCTGGACGTGTACGAGACGCGCGAGCTGGCCGAGATGAGCCGGGACATCTACACCGACCGGTCCGGGTTCACCGCGGCCCGGGGCGCGTTCGTCCGCAAGGAACGGCCCGCCGCCACGCCCCGTCAGCTGCTCCTGGCCGGCAACGTGGGGCCGGCGGTCCCCGGCCGGCAGCGCCCCGGCAACGCCGGGCCGGTCACCGAGCGGCGGGCGCCGATCGCGGTCCGTCCCGCGGTGCCGGTGGTCGCCTGA